A portion of the Streptomyces sp. YPW6 genome contains these proteins:
- a CDS encoding class I SAM-dependent methyltransferase produces MTGATSPSPGLRDFYENPAVPVASGDGRTLRQARLLAGALDAPGQVILDIGCGDGTAAATAAPILAGHRLIGVDWSQDALRRARPRMGHVVRGELEHGGLPLADGCADAVLFSEILEHLVDPDQALDELRRVLRPGGHLMLSTPNLAAWYNRALLLAGVQPVFSEVSLRGIHGRPGTEVVGHLRLYTARALRSFLTASGFADVTVKGAPFHGVPRPLRLLDRAACAVPGASSILLAHARRR; encoded by the coding sequence ATGACCGGCGCCACGTCCCCCTCCCCCGGGCTGCGGGACTTCTACGAGAACCCCGCGGTCCCGGTCGCCTCGGGCGACGGGCGGACCCTGCGGCAGGCCCGGCTGCTGGCCGGCGCGCTGGACGCGCCGGGACAGGTGATCCTGGACATCGGGTGCGGTGACGGTACGGCGGCGGCCACGGCGGCCCCCATCCTCGCCGGGCACCGGCTCATCGGGGTCGACTGGTCGCAGGACGCGCTGCGCCGGGCCCGGCCCCGGATGGGCCATGTGGTGCGCGGCGAGCTGGAGCACGGCGGGCTGCCGCTGGCCGACGGGTGCGCCGACGCGGTGCTGTTCAGCGAGATCCTGGAGCATCTGGTCGATCCGGACCAGGCGTTGGACGAGCTGCGGCGGGTGCTGCGGCCCGGCGGCCATCTGATGCTGTCGACCCCGAATCTGGCGGCCTGGTACAACCGGGCGCTGCTGCTCGCCGGGGTGCAGCCGGTGTTCTCGGAGGTCAGCCTGCGCGGGATCCACGGCCGTCCGGGAACGGAGGTGGTGGGCCATCTGCGGCTGTACACGGCCCGTGCGCTGCGCTCGTTCCTGACGGCGTCGGGCTTCGCCGACGTGACGGTCAAGGGCGCCCCCTTCCACGGGGTGCCGCGTCCGTTGCGGCTGCTGGACCGGGCGGCGTGCGCGGTTCCCGGGGCGTCCTCCATCCTGCTGGCCCACGCGCGGCGGAGGTAG
- a CDS encoding condensation protein, producing the protein MATTQHRRAPGGDGPAGQPSRVPFPVVDEVARHCAQDAEPSTVHIEIHLPGRVDEERLRSAFAAALARHPRALMRERPRGPWARRYEWELTGGPDTDPVSFPPCAPGALERARAGALDRAPALTASPPLRLDLVREPDREGCVLLFTVHHTALDGPACLRLAATAAEVYSGSPVPPPPAPARPAAGPPPRQSRAPALARPARVTPGSPGPAAVPGNALLLAELPVPRRESGAPYTVNDQLMVATALTVADWNRSQGAPGTDRRPLRITMPVDDRPRGPGMPIGNGTRLVEVCFTAAEVAAGTDVAALLRTTAERTRALKAQPRPQLGHGAGLLTVPLLPVAVRAALTRGLRVAAGPWTSTTLLSNIGRIPYPLDFGDAGRATAVWFSAPARMPRGLTFTTASTGGRLHLSLRWSRTLLGERDGVRLLDLFTRHLAATSSEAV; encoded by the coding sequence ATGGCGACCACGCAGCACCGGCGGGCGCCGGGCGGCGACGGGCCGGCCGGGCAGCCCTCCCGGGTGCCGTTCCCGGTCGTCGACGAGGTGGCCCGGCACTGCGCGCAGGACGCCGAGCCGAGCACGGTGCACATCGAGATCCACCTGCCGGGGCGGGTCGACGAGGAACGGTTGCGCTCCGCGTTCGCCGCCGCGCTGGCCCGGCACCCGCGGGCGCTGATGCGCGAGCGGCCCCGGGGGCCGTGGGCCCGACGGTACGAATGGGAGCTGACCGGGGGCCCGGACACGGACCCGGTCTCGTTCCCGCCGTGCGCGCCCGGCGCGCTGGAGCGGGCGCGGGCCGGGGCGCTGGACCGCGCCCCGGCGCTGACCGCCTCACCACCGCTGCGGCTCGATTTGGTCCGCGAGCCGGACCGGGAAGGCTGTGTGCTGCTGTTCACCGTGCACCACACCGCCCTGGACGGTCCGGCGTGCCTGCGGCTGGCGGCGACCGCAGCGGAGGTCTACAGCGGGTCTCCCGTCCCTCCGCCGCCCGCCCCGGCCCGCCCGGCCGCGGGCCCGCCGCCCCGGCAGTCGCGGGCCCCGGCGCTGGCCCGGCCCGCCCGGGTGACGCCCGGTTCGCCGGGACCCGCAGCGGTGCCGGGCAACGCCCTGCTGCTGGCCGAACTCCCGGTCCCTCGACGGGAGTCCGGCGCACCCTACACGGTGAACGACCAGCTGATGGTGGCCACCGCGCTGACGGTGGCCGACTGGAACCGGTCCCAGGGCGCGCCGGGGACGGACCGGCGGCCGCTGCGGATCACGATGCCGGTCGACGACCGTCCCCGGGGCCCCGGGATGCCGATCGGCAACGGCACCCGGCTGGTGGAGGTGTGCTTCACAGCGGCGGAGGTGGCGGCGGGGACGGACGTGGCGGCGCTGTTGCGGACGACCGCCGAGCGGACCCGGGCGCTGAAGGCCCAGCCGCGCCCTCAACTGGGCCACGGGGCCGGACTGTTGACCGTGCCGCTGCTGCCGGTGGCGGTCCGGGCCGCCCTCACCCGGGGGCTGCGGGTGGCGGCCGGTCCCTGGACGTCGACGACGCTGCTGAGCAACATCGGCCGGATTCCGTACCCGTTGGACTTCGGCGACGCGGGCCGGGCGACGGCCGTGTGGTTCTCCGCGCCCGCCCGGATGCCCCGGGGCCTGACCTTCACCACGGCGTCCACGGGCGGTCGGCTGCATCTGTCGCTGCGCTGGTCGCGCACCCTGCTGGGCGAGCGCGACGGTGTCAGGCTGCTGGACCTGTTCACCCGCCACCTGGCCGCGACGTCCTCGGAGGCCGTATGA
- a CDS encoding alpha-(1->3)-arabinofuranosyltransferase family protein: MTSAVHPPRPAAPDGPGPEPAVPADGPPQARSRRWLLGFWAAVFTAFLAVSPGRMTFDTKLGVITAPGRFLGDLGELWHSRSGFGGIADQYIGYLVPMLPYYGAAELLRVPTWLAERLWLSVIVATAFWGALRLAERLRVGSPATRLLGAAVYALWPTYTIVVGSTSAAALPGALLPWVLLPLTNPRLTPRAAAVRSALLIPLMGGVNAASTLASLLPVGLYLLSRPGGPRRRGLLLWWIPGVIMATAWWIVPLLLLGAFGENFMPYVESSYTTTTTMSATEMLRGAGNWVGYLNFGEAWLPAGWTVATSTVTILGSALDAALGLAGLARRDLPERRWLVLTALSAALVTLAGYGGALGGLFHGTVQDWLDTWLVPFRNIYKFQTGLALALALGLAHVTGVAAVAASRRGRNQARTRRLAPVVAAAIVLPGLAWPYLNGSILQTGSFQKVPDYWESTGSWLKNNSPDDRALVVPATAHGIYTWGSPIDQPLDVLADSPYAQRDYVPFGTPGNRRAMDAVEQALTSGGEVPGLSRFLNRAGLHYVVVRNDLDPDQLGYVPTTTVKRTLEASGYSRVKGYGPVMTAGRIAADTPVQVEGLYPRQRAVEIYEPPKGTERPGRAAATPVASTAVVSGGPESLLPLSANGAVVGRPTVLAGDAHPGLGRPSLYAAGDGLRRADTRFGLVNSNTSYTYTAEERNAEESAQDPGREPRQILPASGAEHQTTAVIRGAESVSASSVGNWLFHLPQYDPVNAFDGNPATGWAEGSPGAPKGEWVRVGFSTPTDIPGSIQVTPLPSGNVRAAPTVIRVETDRGSKDSPLRPDGSPQQVAAPAGQAAWLKVTILDSQQGRPGLTGAGFTDIAIPGVQVTRMLELPNDAPREGADATVFSLRRGSDPGGLSSVAAEVGLGRQFTAPEAGDYTVSATALPVPGEALDKLLFELTGVRDRIEVTADSTARLGTNLSPRNLTDGDLTTAWIAGERPVLRLTWPEKRPVGEIVFAAAGGLSARAEQVQISSPDGTAVASVDENGMARFSPVTTDRMDITISRTAPLTVHNPVADGQLQLPVGLSEVHIPALEEFRTPQPKPDQRFTLPCGKGPVLSVGGTFLETRAEGRVRDLTQRRPIEVSLCTDGSKVELAAASTTVQAGDEGPLAITDVTLSNGTAEAAAATPRTVDVEQGEGDRRTIEVGAGEASYLQIHENHNKGWKATLDGRELTPLRIDGWQQAWLVPEGEGGTVTLEYEPATVYRWGLIGAGVLFLALVALALVGRKGSGREETEEQPAPPGPGLILGTVALTLVGVVIAGPVAVAVPLLAVLAHMWPRLLVPVAFAAMAAAGVVAAVGTGESTTAGEGAFGATAQLLALIGLFAALVTVRRDPVGRRAVRAGQGADEPAPAGGDRPTAPLPAQPAPPSGRTLSADGRHPTKGEDA, encoded by the coding sequence ATGACCAGCGCTGTCCACCCACCCCGGCCCGCGGCCCCGGACGGCCCGGGTCCCGAGCCCGCCGTCCCCGCCGACGGCCCGCCGCAGGCGCGCTCCCGGCGCTGGCTCCTGGGGTTCTGGGCCGCCGTGTTCACGGCGTTCCTGGCGGTGTCACCGGGCCGGATGACCTTCGACACCAAGCTCGGTGTCATAACGGCCCCCGGCAGGTTCCTCGGCGACCTGGGCGAGCTGTGGCACAGCCGCTCCGGGTTCGGCGGGATCGCCGACCAGTACATCGGCTATCTCGTGCCGATGCTGCCGTACTACGGCGCGGCCGAGCTGCTGCGGGTGCCCACCTGGCTCGCGGAACGGCTGTGGCTCTCGGTGATCGTGGCGACCGCCTTCTGGGGTGCGCTGCGGCTGGCGGAGCGACTGCGGGTGGGGTCGCCGGCCACCCGGCTGCTCGGCGCGGCCGTCTACGCGCTGTGGCCGACCTACACCATCGTGGTGGGTTCGACCTCGGCCGCCGCACTGCCGGGCGCCCTGCTGCCGTGGGTGCTGCTGCCGCTGACGAACCCGCGTCTGACGCCGCGGGCCGCGGCGGTCCGCTCCGCGCTGCTGATCCCGCTGATGGGCGGGGTCAACGCCGCTTCCACGCTGGCCTCGCTGCTGCCGGTGGGGCTGTATCTGCTGTCCCGGCCGGGCGGGCCGCGCAGGCGCGGGCTGCTGCTGTGGTGGATACCGGGCGTGATCATGGCGACCGCCTGGTGGATCGTCCCCCTGCTGCTGCTGGGCGCCTTCGGCGAGAACTTCATGCCGTACGTGGAGTCCTCGTACACCACGACGACCACCATGTCCGCGACGGAGATGCTGCGCGGTGCGGGCAACTGGGTGGGCTATCTGAACTTCGGCGAGGCCTGGCTTCCGGCCGGGTGGACCGTCGCGACCTCGACCGTCACCATCCTCGGCTCGGCGCTCGACGCCGCCCTGGGGCTCGCGGGCCTGGCGCGGCGCGATCTGCCCGAGCGCCGCTGGCTGGTGCTGACCGCGCTGTCCGCCGCGCTGGTCACGCTCGCCGGGTACGGCGGGGCGCTGGGCGGTCTCTTCCACGGCACCGTGCAGGACTGGCTGGACACCTGGCTGGTGCCGTTCCGCAACATCTACAAGTTCCAGACGGGGCTGGCGCTGGCGCTGGCCCTGGGGCTGGCGCACGTCACCGGCGTCGCCGCGGTGGCCGCCTCCCGGCGGGGCCGGAACCAGGCCCGGACGCGCCGTCTGGCACCGGTCGTCGCCGCGGCGATCGTCCTGCCCGGTCTGGCCTGGCCGTACCTCAACGGGTCGATCCTTCAGACGGGTTCGTTCCAGAAGGTCCCCGACTACTGGGAAAGCACCGGCAGTTGGCTCAAGAACAACTCGCCGGACGACCGCGCGCTGGTCGTCCCGGCGACCGCGCACGGCATCTACACCTGGGGCTCCCCCATCGACCAGCCCCTGGACGTGCTGGCCGATTCGCCCTACGCCCAGCGTGATTACGTGCCCTTCGGCACCCCCGGCAACCGGCGGGCGATGGACGCCGTCGAGCAGGCCCTGACCTCCGGCGGCGAGGTCCCCGGGCTCAGCCGGTTCCTGAACCGGGCCGGACTGCACTACGTGGTGGTCCGCAACGACCTGGACCCGGACCAGCTGGGCTACGTCCCGACCACCACGGTGAAGCGGACCCTGGAGGCGTCCGGCTACAGCCGCGTCAAGGGCTACGGGCCGGTGATGACCGCCGGCCGGATCGCCGCGGACACCCCCGTGCAGGTCGAGGGCCTCTATCCGCGCCAGCGGGCGGTGGAGATCTACGAACCCCCCAAGGGGACCGAGCGCCCCGGGCGGGCGGCGGCCACCCCGGTCGCCTCGACGGCCGTGGTGAGCGGCGGCCCGGAGTCGCTGCTGCCGCTGTCGGCGAACGGCGCCGTCGTGGGCCGGCCGACCGTGCTGGCCGGTGACGCGCACCCGGGCCTGGGGCGGCCGTCGCTGTACGCGGCGGGCGACGGGCTGCGGCGCGCCGACACCCGGTTCGGGCTGGTCAACTCCAACACCTCGTACACGTACACCGCCGAGGAGCGCAATGCCGAGGAGTCGGCGCAGGACCCGGGGCGGGAGCCGCGGCAGATCCTGCCGGCGTCCGGGGCGGAGCACCAGACGACGGCGGTGATCCGCGGGGCGGAGTCGGTCAGCGCGTCCTCGGTGGGCAACTGGCTGTTCCATCTGCCGCAGTACGATCCGGTGAACGCCTTCGACGGCAATCCGGCGACCGGCTGGGCGGAGGGCTCCCCCGGCGCGCCCAAGGGCGAATGGGTGCGGGTCGGCTTCTCGACGCCGACGGACATCCCCGGCTCGATCCAGGTGACACCGCTGCCCAGCGGCAACGTGCGGGCCGCGCCGACCGTGATCCGGGTGGAGACGGACCGGGGCTCCAAGGACAGCCCGCTGCGGCCCGACGGGTCGCCGCAGCAGGTGGCGGCGCCGGCCGGGCAGGCGGCCTGGCTGAAGGTGACGATCCTGGATTCCCAGCAGGGGCGTCCGGGGCTGACCGGGGCCGGGTTCACCGACATCGCCATCCCCGGGGTGCAGGTGACCCGGATGCTGGAGCTGCCGAACGACGCGCCGCGCGAGGGCGCCGACGCGACGGTGTTCTCGCTGCGGCGGGGCAGCGACCCCGGCGGCCTGTCGTCGGTGGCCGCCGAGGTCGGTCTCGGCCGGCAGTTCACCGCGCCCGAGGCGGGCGACTACACCGTCTCGGCGACCGCGCTGCCGGTGCCCGGCGAGGCGCTCGACAAGCTGCTGTTCGAGCTGACGGGCGTGCGGGACAGGATCGAGGTGACCGCCGACTCCACGGCGCGCCTGGGCACCAACCTCAGTCCCCGCAACCTGACCGACGGCGACCTCACCACGGCGTGGATCGCGGGCGAGCGTCCCGTACTGCGGCTGACGTGGCCCGAGAAGCGGCCGGTCGGCGAGATCGTGTTCGCCGCGGCCGGGGGTCTGTCGGCCCGCGCCGAGCAGGTCCAGATCAGTTCGCCGGACGGTACGGCGGTGGCCTCGGTGGACGAGAACGGCATGGCCCGCTTCTCGCCCGTCACCACCGACCGGATGGACATCACCATTTCGAGGACGGCGCCGCTGACCGTGCACAACCCGGTGGCCGACGGCCAGTTGCAGCTGCCGGTCGGGCTGAGCGAGGTCCACATCCCGGCGCTGGAGGAGTTCCGTACGCCGCAGCCGAAGCCGGACCAGAGGTTCACCCTGCCCTGCGGCAAGGGCCCGGTCCTCTCCGTGGGCGGCACCTTCCTGGAGACCAGGGCCGAGGGGCGGGTGCGGGATCTGACCCAGCGCCGGCCCATCGAGGTCTCGCTGTGCACCGACGGCAGCAAGGTGGAGCTGGCCGCGGCGTCCACCACCGTGCAGGCGGGGGACGAGGGTCCGCTGGCCATCACCGACGTGACGCTGAGCAACGGCACCGCCGAGGCCGCCGCGGCGACGCCGCGCACGGTGGACGTCGAGCAGGGCGAGGGCGACCGGCGGACCATCGAGGTGGGGGCCGGTGAGGCGTCCTACCTCCAGATCCACGAGAACCACAACAAGGGGTGGAAGGCCACCCTGGACGGCAGGGAACTGACGCCGCTGCGGATCGACGGGTGGCAGCAGGCGTGGCTGGTGCCGGAGGGCGAGGGCGGCACGGTCACCCTGGAGTACGAACCGGCAACCGTCTACCGGTGGGGTCTGATCGGTGCGGGCGTGCTGTTCCTGGCGCTCGTGGCGCTCGCCCTCGTGGGCCGCAAGGGCTCCGGCCGGGAGGAGACCGAGGAGCAGCCGGCGCCGCCGGGGCCGGGCCTGATCCTGGGCACGGTCGCCCTCACCCTGGTGGGCGTGGTGATCGCGGGCCCGGTCGCCGTGGCTGTTCCGCTGCTCGCCGTCCTGGCGCACATGTGGCCGCGGCTGCTCGTGCCGGTCGCGTTCGCGGCGATGGCCGCCGCAGGGGTGGTCGCCGCTGTGGGCACCGGGGAGAGCACGACGGCGGGCGAGGGGGCCTTCGGCGCCACGGCTCAACTCCTGGCTCTGATCGGGCTGTTCGCGGCACTGGTGACGGTGCGGCGGGATCCCGTCGGGCGGCGCGCGGTGCGTGCCGGCCAGGGCGCGGACGAGCCGGCCCCGGCGGGCGGCGACCGGCCGACGGCCCCGCTCCCGGCGCAGCCCGCACCGCCGTCGGGCCGGACGCTGTCCGCCGACGGCAGGCATCCGACGAAGGGAGAGGACGCCTGA
- a CDS encoding class I SAM-dependent methyltransferase, with product MRDPSFRRSAALFRAFLREQGDPATAYTLLARDAADQVERYGPVRGKVVVDIGGGDGYFTREFRRRGAHGYLFEPDTAELGPGERGDTVVADGYLLPLADGAADVCFSSNVLEHVADPHTFLSEMARVTRPGGLIYVSFTNWHSPWGGHEWAPWHYLGAERARKLYERRTGRPAKHRLGDNLFRIGVGETLRHVRGRGDVTVLSARSRYWPVLPQLVPRIPVLRECATWNLLLILRRCS from the coding sequence GTGAGAGACCCTTCCTTCCGGCGCTCGGCCGCCCTGTTCCGCGCCTTCCTCCGGGAACAGGGCGACCCGGCGACGGCGTACACCCTGCTGGCCCGCGACGCCGCGGACCAGGTGGAGCGGTACGGTCCGGTCCGGGGCAAGGTCGTCGTGGACATCGGCGGCGGCGACGGCTACTTCACCCGGGAGTTCCGTCGGCGCGGTGCGCACGGCTACCTCTTCGAACCGGACACGGCCGAGCTCGGCCCCGGCGAGCGCGGCGACACCGTCGTCGCCGACGGCTATCTGCTGCCGCTGGCCGACGGTGCGGCGGACGTCTGCTTCTCCTCCAACGTGCTGGAGCACGTCGCCGACCCGCACACCTTTCTCAGCGAGATGGCCCGGGTGACCCGCCCGGGCGGTCTGATCTACGTCTCCTTCACCAACTGGCACTCGCCCTGGGGCGGCCACGAGTGGGCGCCGTGGCACTATCTGGGCGCCGAGCGCGCCCGGAAGCTCTACGAGCGCCGCACCGGCCGCCCGGCCAAGCACCGCCTGGGCGACAACCTCTTCCGGATCGGCGTCGGCGAGACGCTGCGCCACGTCCGGGGCCGCGGTGACGTGACCGTCCTTTCCGCACGCTCGCGCTACTGGCCCGTCCTTCCCCAGCTCGTGCCGCGCATCCCCGTACTGCGGGAATGCGCCACCTGGAACCTCCTCCTCATTCTCCGGCGGTGTTCATGA
- a CDS encoding glycosyltransferase family 4 protein, with amino-acid sequence MPQHVPPPLLDAVARQGQGPASSRGPAAPRRIVFLAHRDLDNPAAGGSELLIDRLASGLTEQGHDVTLLCGGRAARRPYRVVSAGGALGHYLGARSAFARQVGDCDLLVEVCNGMPYLAPLWHRGPTVCLVNHVHTDLWDMRFPMPVARAGRRLEHWALSRAYRDHLMIAVSPSTAGALRELGVPHHRIRVVHNGVEEPSPQGDRSATPLFVALGRLVDYKRIDLLLQLWERVRPVTGGRLVIVGDGPERARLERLAGPGVEFAGHVTEAEKHRLLCASWMLLHPAAVEGWGLVVTEAGARSTPTLGFDVPGLRDSVEDGVTGVLARGASSFAAAWCALALDDERREAMGKAARERAAAFRWTSSVRQFTAVAAEATSGVMAPEIGASA; translated from the coding sequence ATGCCCCAGCACGTACCTCCCCCACTGCTCGACGCCGTCGCGCGCCAGGGTCAGGGCCCGGCGTCCTCCAGGGGCCCCGCCGCCCCGCGACGCATCGTCTTCCTCGCCCACCGCGACCTCGACAACCCGGCCGCCGGCGGCTCCGAGCTGCTGATCGACCGGCTGGCCTCGGGGCTCACCGAGCAGGGCCACGACGTCACCCTCCTGTGCGGCGGCCGGGCCGCGCGCAGGCCCTACCGAGTCGTCTCGGCGGGCGGCGCCCTGGGGCACTACCTCGGTGCGCGGTCCGCCTTCGCCCGGCAGGTCGGCGACTGCGACCTGCTGGTCGAGGTGTGCAACGGGATGCCGTACCTCGCTCCCCTGTGGCATCGCGGTCCCACCGTGTGCCTCGTCAACCACGTGCACACCGACCTGTGGGACATGCGGTTCCCGATGCCGGTGGCGCGGGCCGGACGGCGGCTGGAGCACTGGGCGCTGTCCCGCGCCTACCGCGACCACCTGATGATCGCGGTGTCCCCGTCCACGGCGGGTGCGCTGCGGGAGCTGGGCGTGCCCCACCACCGGATCAGGGTGGTGCACAACGGCGTCGAGGAGCCGAGCCCGCAGGGCGACCGGTCCGCGACCCCGCTGTTCGTGGCGCTCGGCCGGCTCGTCGACTACAAGCGCATCGATCTGCTGCTCCAGCTGTGGGAGCGGGTCAGGCCGGTCACCGGCGGTCGGCTCGTCATCGTCGGCGACGGCCCCGAGCGGGCCCGTCTGGAGCGGCTCGCCGGTCCCGGTGTGGAGTTCGCCGGCCATGTGACCGAGGCGGAGAAGCACCGGCTGCTCTGCGCGTCGTGGATGCTGCTGCATCCGGCGGCCGTGGAGGGGTGGGGGCTGGTCGTCACGGAGGCGGGCGCGCGCTCCACCCCGACGCTGGGCTTCGACGTCCCCGGACTGCGGGATTCCGTCGAGGACGGGGTCACGGGCGTGCTGGCCCGGGGCGCGTCGTCCTTCGCCGCGGCCTGGTGCGCGCTCGCCCTGGACGACGAGCGGCGCGAGGCGATGGGCAAGGCGGCCCGGGAGCGCGCCGCCGCGTTCCGGTGGACCAGCAGTGTCCGGCAGTTCACGGCGGTCGCCGCCGAGGCGACCAGCGGCGTGATGGCCCCGGAGATCGGTGCGAGCGCGTGA
- a CDS encoding DUF3068 domain-containing protein has translation MRRNASPLSLVLLGAGVFLLVLAPLLVWYVQPHAKRTPIDTDTTTVFTGTGSYFDTGRVETVDDETITITRQVRGDVADSEKSGNAVWDVSTSVDHDGTLPASDPRDALQWTLERWVTDRTTNEPVHCCEESPTFDGEAYLKFPFDVEKRAYRWWDSTLGGVVRLSYEGEKKIQGYTGYLFTGEVEPTKTGVRQVPGVLVDRRKTPQVLAEEWYSNSGIELVVDRRTGRIINAAIGPRKTLRAPGSKKDAVVLLESKRVEFTEATQKKQVELASADSERLAMLGGTAPAGAAGTGLVLTVAGVVLVVRGRREAPEAPNTHMTTSTHT, from the coding sequence ATGCGCCGCAATGCTTCACCCCTCTCGCTCGTTCTGCTGGGGGCGGGGGTCTTTCTGCTCGTGCTCGCACCCCTGCTCGTCTGGTATGTCCAGCCGCATGCCAAGCGCACCCCCATCGACACCGACACCACCACCGTGTTCACCGGTACCGGCAGCTACTTCGACACCGGCAGGGTGGAGACGGTGGACGACGAGACGATCACGATCACCCGGCAGGTGCGCGGGGACGTGGCCGACAGCGAGAAGAGCGGCAACGCCGTCTGGGACGTGTCCACCTCCGTCGACCACGACGGCACGCTGCCCGCCTCCGATCCCCGGGACGCCCTCCAGTGGACGCTGGAGCGCTGGGTGACCGACCGCACCACCAACGAGCCGGTGCACTGCTGCGAGGAGTCCCCGACGTTCGACGGGGAGGCGTACCTCAAGTTCCCCTTCGACGTCGAGAAGCGCGCCTACCGGTGGTGGGACAGCACGCTCGGCGGTGTGGTGCGGCTCTCCTACGAGGGCGAGAAGAAGATCCAGGGCTACACCGGCTACCTCTTCACAGGCGAGGTCGAGCCCACGAAGACCGGGGTGCGCCAGGTGCCCGGGGTCCTCGTCGACCGGAGGAAGACGCCCCAGGTCCTCGCCGAGGAGTGGTACTCCAACAGCGGCATCGAGCTGGTCGTGGACCGGCGCACCGGCCGCATCATCAATGCGGCGATCGGTCCGAGGAAGACGCTGCGCGCGCCCGGCTCGAAGAAGGACGCCGTGGTGCTGCTGGAGAGCAAGCGGGTGGAGTTCACCGAGGCGACCCAGAAGAAGCAGGTCGAGCTGGCGTCGGCGGACAGCGAGCGGCTGGCGATGCTCGGCGGGACCGCGCCGGCGGGAGCGGCCGGAACGGGGCTCGTACTCACCGTCGCGGGGGTCGTCCTCGTCGTCCGGGGGCGCCGGGAGGCGCCGGAGGCCCCGAACACTCACATGACGACGAGTACGCACACCTGA
- a CDS encoding helix-turn-helix domain-containing protein, with protein MTRAAWQEVPRAQLDRFAAIALSEAPELAQTILHAIRRDYPYLHLVEDESGEPLALVGIRRAIEGFVDNLTSGVHPRVPPEMFQEFGRGEGLEGRSLDSLQAIYRFGVRLTWRRLAEIGQQVDIPAPAMYELAESGFEYLDGLVEQSVRGYAEAAARRASERLRLQRQLIEMLLMEHRAESPRTLAERAARIGWELPETIAVGVLIRPAREAVAPAVGQGILLEMESEQPRIVIPDPDTAGRAETLRRATAGWSGAIGPAVPLAAAATSLRWAETAVQLITRDLLPQGGVLHCTERVEELVLLPAQELIDASARRCLAPLDGLSPTQSRRLAETLLAWIETPGGAPEVAARLGVHPQTARYRLRQIRELWGDAIDEPDQRFEMLLVLRAQRLRGDLAPAQA; from the coding sequence GTGACGCGCGCGGCCTGGCAGGAGGTGCCCCGGGCCCAGCTGGACCGGTTCGCCGCCATCGCCCTGTCGGAGGCCCCGGAACTCGCCCAGACCATCCTGCACGCGATCCGCCGGGACTACCCCTACCTCCACCTGGTCGAGGACGAGTCAGGGGAGCCGCTGGCCCTGGTCGGAATCCGCCGTGCCATCGAGGGGTTCGTCGACAACCTCACCTCCGGCGTGCACCCCCGGGTGCCGCCGGAGATGTTCCAGGAGTTCGGCCGGGGCGAGGGTCTGGAGGGCCGCAGCCTCGACTCGCTCCAGGCCATCTACCGCTTCGGCGTCCGGCTCACCTGGCGCAGGCTCGCCGAGATCGGCCAGCAGGTCGACATCCCGGCGCCCGCCATGTACGAGCTGGCCGAATCGGGATTCGAGTATCTGGACGGGCTCGTGGAACAGTCGGTACGGGGCTACGCCGAGGCTGCGGCCCGGCGCGCCAGCGAACGCCTGCGCCTCCAGCGCCAGCTGATCGAGATGCTGCTCATGGAGCACCGTGCCGAATCGCCCCGGACCCTCGCCGAGCGGGCCGCCCGCATCGGCTGGGAGCTCCCCGAGACGATCGCGGTGGGCGTGCTCATCCGGCCCGCCCGGGAGGCGGTGGCCCCGGCGGTCGGCCAGGGCATCCTGCTGGAGATGGAGAGCGAGCAGCCACGCATCGTCATCCCGGACCCGGACACGGCGGGCCGTGCCGAGACCCTGCGGCGGGCCACGGCGGGCTGGTCCGGGGCGATCGGCCCTGCGGTCCCGCTGGCCGCCGCCGCGACCTCGCTGCGCTGGGCGGAGACCGCGGTCCAGCTGATCACCAGGGACCTGCTCCCCCAGGGCGGGGTGCTGCACTGCACCGAGCGCGTGGAGGAGCTGGTCCTGCTGCCGGCCCAGGAGCTGATCGACGCCTCCGCCCGGCGCTGCCTCGCCCCGCTGGACGGCCTCAGCCCGACCCAGTCGCGGCGGCTGGCGGAGACGCTGCTCGCCTGGATCGAGACCCCCGGCGGCGCTCCCGAGGTGGCCGCCCGCCTCGGCGTCCACCCCCAGACGGCCCGCTACCGGCTGCGGCAGATCCGCGAGCTGTGGGGCGACGCCATCGACGAACCGGACCAGCGCTTCGAGATGCTGCTCGTCCTCCGCGCCCAGCGGTTGCGGGGCGACCTGGCCCCTGCTCAGGCCTGA